From the genome of Triticum aestivum cultivar Chinese Spring chromosome 1A, IWGSC CS RefSeq v2.1, whole genome shotgun sequence:
TTGCGGGCAATTTGGTCAAGTCGCTAAGATGTGCAAATCCTATTTGGCGCCCGTTAATGTGTATTCTGCAACCTCACCCTGGTTCCTTTTCCATTTTGTAGAGGCAAAAAAGGTAGCGCCCCCGATGGGTATCGAGCCCCCAACCTTCCCTTCAAGTTAACAGGCAGCTACCACCGCACCACCCAGCTAGATGGGATCAGTAAAATCCTTTTACTTCTTTTCTTATTTCTTCTGTCCTTTTAGCTTTTTCCTTTATCGTTTTTCGTTTTcgttttcgttttttctttttattcttcctgcctcaatgttttttataattcttgaactttttcttcaaattgATGAACTAATTTTCAAATTccctgaactttttttaaattcgatgaactttttttcaaattcactaAACGTTTTTTAATTTCAataaacttttttcaatttttaatgaactttttttcaatttcgatgaacttttttctaatttttttaaacttttcttaaaatttgatgaaccttttttccaaattcagtgaacttttttcaaattcgatgaactgttttctaaatttgatgaactattCTTCGAAATTGCTGAACATTTCTTCAAAAgagatgaacttttttcgaatttgtgaacttttttcgaatttggTGATTTTTGGGGAGAGGGGGATTTCTGAAAAAAGAATTTGTAAAATAGTCAACTAGCCCGGTCAACCATTGACCACGAGATGGGAAACGACCCTCCTttcctgggccggcccacggaagcTGGCGCACGATGCGCTGCGGGCGCTGGTTGAGGAAAGTGGCGCTTAGAGCGCCAACTAGGAGCTCCCCTAAGATGCCCCCTCCGTCCCGCCGAACTCCCTTGATATATGCCCCATTAATGGGCCTCAAGCGGTCCACACGAATCGCCATTACCTTGAATTGTTTTTACTAAAATTATTGGTAAAAACCATGTAGTAAAATTTCTTTAAATTTTCTATGTAGTATGGGAAAAAAAGGTCACAAAATTTCCCATGTTAGAAACCGTCAGGAGAAAGATTTTCATTTTCATGATAAAAATAACCTATATGTTGAAAAAATATAGGGTGATTTTTTGCCATGGTATAGATGATAAAATTGCCATGAAAAATAAATGGTATTATTAGTTTCATAAAAGTAACAACGTAAAAAGGAAATTGCCATGGATTATAACAAAGAAAAGATTCCACATAGCTACATTTAGAACTTCGTCATGGCTAAAGAAACAAGTAAATCATGATGCTTTTCTCTCTAACACGCATGGAAAATCTTGGAACAACACTAACATTTGCACAAACAAATATATAAATTGTTCCTTTGGACAAAAAAAGAAAGTAAATTTAGAATTTTTCATGGGGGGCATGAAAAAGTGAAGCCATGTCACCAATATTGCCATGGTTTACATTTTTTACCATGCTCTATTTAACAAATTTGCCATATTAAAAAAATTACAAAACAATTATAGTGGTGTGTGTGATAAAAGTTTCCATGGCGATGTAGACACGAAAGTGTAAACAATAAGTTTTCCATGTTTAAAGTACTAATATTTCCATGGCCCGGAATATAATATTGTCGTGGCCTAAAATACAAAAGTAGCCATGGTCCAAACAGAAATAAAAATTTCCATGGTTTAAAAACAAATTTGCCATGGCGCAAACAATAAACTTTCCATGGTTAATAAAAAAATTGCCATGTTATGAAGTATGATTTTTTCATGGTTCAAACAATAAAAATTCCATCGTCATAGTAATAACTTTTCCATGGTTagaaaataaatttgccatggtttAACTTGCAAAATTGTCATGGTCGAAACAATAACTTTGCCATGGTTGAATAACAAAACACTGACATTAACAACAAGTTTTCCATGGTCAAAATATATGGATTTGCCATTGTATACACTATGAATTTGCCGTGTTTCAAACAATAAATTATGCCATGGTGAGCGAAATAACTTTGCCATGGTTAAAAGAGTTAATTTGACATGGACAAAATGTAAATTTGTAATGGTCTAACTAACATAATTTCCATGGTCAAAAACAAAACTTTGCCACTattgaagaaaaataaaagtgaCATGGTGCAAACAATTAGTTTGTCGTGGTTCAAAAAATAATTTTGCGATGGTATGAAGTATGAATTTGCCTAGGTTCAAACAATAAAAATGCCATGGTCggaaaaataagtttcccatggtTAAAAGAGTAAATTCACCATGGAAAAATCATCTTTAAAAATGGCATGTTGAAAAAAAGTTCTAAAAGTTTCCATGGCAACACATCCTAAATTATAATATATCTAACATTGTTAATTTGTCATGGTGAAAATCATCTTTTAATTGACGTGTGGGGAAAATATCTAAACTTTCCATGGCAACACATCTTAGGTTGCCATGGCAAGTGCAACACTTCTTATGTAGTAaaagttgccatggcaataaaTCATTTGTTATTTGGCATGTGAAAAACtccaaacttgccatggcaacacATCTCAATTTGCCATGTGAAGAACACATCTTAAATTGCCATGATAGAAGTATATTTTAGTTTCCATGAAAACACACGCTGTTAGTTGTCGTATCAACACATGTTAAGTTTGTTATGGCAACACAACTTAAGTTGTCATGGCAAACATATCCAAGTTTACATGTCAAACATTAACTAAACTAATGGCCACAACATGGATATAGGTTGAAACCAAATTCATGTACACACAAGTTCCCATGATTTTCAAAATAAAATTTGTCACCTATGCACATACAAAGTTGCCATGTCCATTAGACAGATCATGAAACTGCGGCAAATCTAAAAAATTGAAGTATATTaagcatgaaaatgaaaaaaatggcACATACCAAATGATCACCTCATTGATGTAATGATGACACAAAGTTACTAAAATGAAAATTGCCATCTCTAAGATGCTACAAAAGTAAGTACACACATAATGTGAAGTTGCAAGGAGCAAAAACACAGTAAAAGTTACCATCTAAACTATGAGTCTAACCGAACTAAATGACATCAACATGACCGAGAAATCTGGCTCAGTGTCTATCAGCACAAATGCATTTAGGGAAAACAGGAAGGGGGTATGCTCACTGGGCGCATCGTCGTGGAATCTGACCGAGGCTATGGGTACTGCGTCGAGCTCCTGCTCATGCTCCACTTCTTTGTGCCCCAGGCACCAAGGAGATGGGCCATGACAACATCTCACCGGTGGTCCTCCAGCACACACAACGGCTCCAAATTGACCCCCAATGAGGCTGGTGGAAGCAAGCCTCGTGGGCGTCCACACCGTCTTCATTGCGGAGGTGCACGAGGACGCGACAGTGATGGGCGTCGAGCACGGAACGGTGGTGAGGGTCGCCATGGGCAACATGCATGTGTCACACGTCGACCACAACCACTTGCGATATTCTTTGAAATCTCGCCATGAGCAGCAGGCTCCGTCGGCATCCACCACGACAACTCGCGGCGTTGGAGCCCCCATTGAGCCTTGTTGGCCTCAGAGCCATAGCCTCCACCCATTTCGTTGTCCGGAGCTACCACACCACGCCCCCAGCCGCTCCTGCCTGGTGCATGGCCTGCTCCGCTGCACCACCACATGAGCTCGCCCGATGAGGTCTATTGGTGGTCGGGCTGCTCCTGACTTTCAGGATATGAATGGATAAAGAATGAGCATTGCTAGGTGCGGGcgcgccggcccaaatttgggccggtcgacACAGCCATCCGATCTGGTGGATTGTAACTGTCTGATGACTTCATCTTCCTCGCACACGTGTACGAATGATTCCCCTCCTACATCTCGCTTCTCTTTCATCTCACCGGCCGCACACACTCTTCGGTGGCCGCCCCTCGCCGGCCATCCTCATCGCCGGTCCCCGTCCCCACGGGCCGTCCTTATCGTCGTTCGCCACCCTCGCTGGTTGTCCTCGCCGCGCGGCTCCACCCATGCAACAGCTGCACATGCGGCTGTGACTCTTTGGGGTTACGGTTGTAGCTCCGGTGGAGACGGTCGTAGCTCACCGGTGCGCTCGCCGCTGCTCATGTCCGTCAGTCACAGCTCGTCGGTCACATCCCTCGTCGTTGCAACACCTCTCCTGCTCCAGCAAATTTGAGCATAGCTTCTAGCAAAAAATGTATCATTATACGATGCAACAAATCGCGACGACGATTGTAGCTGGATAGGACACTGGTGGTAGCGATTTTCAATGCCGGCTGTAGCATATAGCACAAATCTGCAACGTTTGTCCTCGCCAAATATTGCTTGGAGCAGCGCCGCACGTCCTCGCCACCCGCGGTCACCACGCTCACCAGCCTCGGTTGTAGCAAAAAATGAAGCTGGTCGTAGCAAGAAATGAAGTTAGTTGTAGGAAAAAAAGTCGCCGTGCGCGGTCACCATGCTCGCCATCCTCGGTTTGTAGCAAAAAAGAAggcggttgtagcaaaaaaaatagAAGTCGCCACGCCCGTTGTAGCTTACCTCGACACTGGTTGCAGCTTCCCTGGGAGGTGGTTGTAGCATTCGGCACCATGTTTGTAGCAAAAACGCGGTGCCGTTGCAGCTTCGCCTACTTGGGACAAAAAAACGTCACCGTCGCTGAGGCGGCACATCTCCGGCGTGAATGGATGTACCAGCCATCTGCGCTGGTCTAGGAGGGAGGAGAGACGAGGTGCACGCCCGCCGGGGAAGAAGAAGGGAGGGGAGTTGCTGTAGGTCCACAAGGGGGAGAGGGATGCTGGAGGTGCAAGAAAAATGGAAGATGACAGCCTGGATGGAGGGCCCGCATCCTACGTGTTGCTTGGTGGATGGCTGGGAGGGGCGCGCGTAGACGTGACCGGCCGACCTGTAGGCATGAAACGTTTTCCATAAAGAATGGGGAAAAGAGCAAGCCGAGGGAAAAGCAAGCAGACAATCATTTATTCCGCGTCAGCGCGAACGATTGAAAAAGGTGACGTGGAAGTGGCTTTGTTCCATGATCCATGCAACAAAATCGTACGGTAAAAACAACGTTCGATCTGAAACCTTAAAAATCTAACATTTGGGCAAAAGGAAGACATGGATTTGGGTCTCTCTCCCGACAACCGACATGAAAAACGAATCTTAGCGTGTGAAGGTTCAATGGCATAGAAGTTAGATAAGACATATTTAATTCTTGTCTAGACGAgaattactacctccgtcctggtttatggGTCTCCCTCGTATTTTGGGTCATTTTAACTGATAAAATATAAGTTATACAtattaaaaataatataaatgataaCTATATTCAaatatgaattcaacaatataatatTTGATGACATGCATTAAATCCGTTATAGTTAAAGCCGGGCAGAAGCCTTTTTATTTTTCTGAAAAGGTTGACTCATATATTGCTGAAGTGTTGTAAATAAAAATTGGGTATGAGAAAAATAAGAACATAAAAAGGTGAAGAGGAAAGAAGATGGACATGATGCCTGTTGGTCCAACCGAACAATCAGTACAACCATTCTGACATGACGTGGAGCTGGATCGGAGGTACATCTGATGGGTTAATTGTGACAGAATTATGCGGCCGCAGCTCTTTCCAGCTCTCTTGGCTTAGAATCCAAGAAAAAACAGTTGGTTTATCAGCATTACTGTGTGGATCACCAACTACGCTTGTTCTGCAAGTCTCGTTGCGGATTAGTTTCGGCTGCAGCCTCGTGCGCCTGGTGCAGACAAAAATGCATTTCATCTCCTTGTTCTCAGAGGTTGCTCAGAGTCACACCGGTTCTGCAAGCCTTGTTTCGGATGGATTCAAGCCGTCAGATTCTTCTCAGAGGTGGAATGTAAGAAGAAAATCAATCAATTTTGCATTGCAATCAGCCAAGGGTATATAGAGACATGGACTAAACTCTTAGTATGCGTTATGATGAAGCATAATTCGCTGCTTATTTTCCATTTTGCCTTTAACCGACAGACCACCTGATAGTTGGTATGGGTTCCTGTAGATACAGGGTAGAGCGAGGAAGGTACAGCACAGCACAGTACAGTACATAAATAGGTGCAGATCAGCAGCAGGATCATCACCGATGAAACAGGCCAACCCGCTTGATTTTGATGCACTTTTGTTGGTGCATGCATGTCAGTACACATGTCTTGTAGTTACAGGCTGGTGCCGAACCTGCCAATAGCCACTGAGTGAGTTCAGACATTCAGCTTCTCTTGCTTTTGGGATTAATGAGTTTCGAAAGGATTAATGGGCTGAACATGTGAGCCGCGCCAACCCCCGCACCTGCCCTGCGCACAACAAACAGTTTAGAAGGATCTTCCTTATCTTTCCCCggcaaaagagagaaaaaagaaggcATTTCCTGTCGCCGGCCGAGGCACTCCGAGACAGCGACCTCGCAACGGCGAAGAACTCATGGTGGCAACTGAATCAGCCTATATAGTATGCCCCCCACTATGGAACTTTGCACTGCTGCCGCCATCATCACGCTCAAAACTTGTTTGCAGCTCCGCATTCTGCAAGCAAAGAGACATTGATCAGGGGATCATCATATCGACCAGGGAGGAGATGGTGAAGGCGCCTCTCCACTCCTCgtcctcggccgccgccgccgcggccaccttCTCGCTGGTCGCCAAGAAGGCGCGGCTCTCGCCCTTCATCCTGCTGTCGCTGCTCTTCATgctcctcttctccttcctctacgGGGAAGAGCTGGCGGCGCTCGTCGGCCGGCCAGCTGGTCGACATTCGGCGGCACACCTCGACGTCAGCGTCAACCGCGAGCATCAGCAGCCGGACGGTAAGTATCACGATCGATCGCAGAATTACCTTGTTGCCAGCAGCGTGTAATGCTATGGACGTACTGATCGATCTTTCCAAAAAAAAGATGGATCGGGGGTGGAGGATGggtggcagaggaagaagaagaggtggcaGGGGAGGCTGGCGTTCGCGGTgaacgacgaggacgaggacgaggagtgCGACGTGTTCTCGGGGAGCTGGGTGCGGGACGAGGAGGCGCACCCGCTGTACCGGGAGGAGGAGTGCCCCTACATCCAGCCGCAGCTCACCTGCCAGGCGCAGGGCCGCCCCGACAGGGGCTACCAGTCCTGGCGATGGCAGCCGCACGACTGCACCCTCCCCGCGTACGTACGCCCTCTCCCATCTTTTCTCTTCTTCCGCCATTAACGGACTCCTCTGCTAAACTGACCTCTCTCTGCAATCTGCATGCGCAGGTTCAACCCGACGCAGATGCTGGAGACGCTGCGGAACAAGCGGATGATGTTCGTGGGCGACTCGCTGAACCGCGGGCAGTTCACGTCCATGGTGTGCCTCCTCCAGTCCGCCATCCCGTCGCCGGACGCCAAGTCCTTCGAGATGTCCGCCGACCAGCAGCACACCGTGTTCACCGCCAGGGAGTACAACGCGACGGTGGAGTTCTACTGGGCGCCCTTCCTGCTGCAGTCCAACGCGGACGACGCCGTGGTGCACAAGATCTCGGACCGCATGGTGCGCAACGGCTCCATCGCCCACCACGGCCGCCACTGGGAGGGCGCCGACGTGCTGGTCTTCAACACCTACCTCTGGTGGTGCACCGGGCTGCGCTTCAGGGTCGTGAACGGGCCGATCGCCGACGCCAGGGAGGAGGACGCGGCGTGGGTGTCCACGGAGGAGGCCTACGGCATGGCGTTCCGGGACATGCTGCAGTGGGTGAGGGAGAACATGGACTTCAACACCACCAGGGTCTTCTTCACCAGCATGTCGCCCACCCACGGCAAGAGCCAGGACTGGGGCGGCGCGGCGGGGGGCAACTGCTACAACGAGACGGCGATGATCGAGGACGCCGGGTACTGGGGCACGGACGGGCGGCGGAGCGTGATGCGGGTGATCAGGGAGATCCTCGACGGCGACGGCGCCGACGTGCCGCTCACGTTCCTCAACGTGACGCAGCTGTCCATGTACCGCAAGGACGCGCACACCTCCGTCTACAAGAAGCAGTGGAGCCCGCTGACGCCGGAGCAGGTCGCCGACCCCAGGACCTACGCCGACTGCGTCCACTGGTGCCTCCCGGGGCTCCAGGACACGTGGAACGAACTCCTCTACTCCAAGCTCTTCTACCCTTGATCACATTTGTTTACTTACTAGGTTGTGATAACCATGACAAATGTAGAGTAGGCCTCCCGAGTACAAACCTGGTGTTTGAATTGGTGGTAAATATTATGCGTTTTGATTCCATTGCCTTAAGAAGAAGCTGCCAAACAGAATAGGCGATCTTCTTCTTCCTTTCGTGAGCCGAAGCGAGGCAATCAGGTGCAGCTGTTAAACCTGCTAAAGGG
Proteins encoded in this window:
- the LOC123138196 gene encoding protein trichome birefringence-like 33, producing MVATESAYIVCPPLWNFALLPPSSRSKLVCSSAFCKQRDIDQGIIISTREEMVKAPLHSSSSAAAAAATFSLVAKKARLSPFILLSLLFMLLFSFLYGEELAALVGRPAGRHSAAHLDVSVNREHQQPDDGSGVEDGWQRKKKRWQGRLAFAVNDEDEDEECDVFSGSWVRDEEAHPLYREEECPYIQPQLTCQAQGRPDRGYQSWRWQPHDCTLPAFNPTQMLETLRNKRMMFVGDSLNRGQFTSMVCLLQSAIPSPDAKSFEMSADQQHTVFTAREYNATVEFYWAPFLLQSNADDAVVHKISDRMVRNGSIAHHGRHWEGADVLVFNTYLWWCTGLRFRVVNGPIADAREEDAAWVSTEEAYGMAFRDMLQWVRENMDFNTTRVFFTSMSPTHGKSQDWGGAAGGNCYNETAMIEDAGYWGTDGRRSVMRVIREILDGDGADVPLTFLNVTQLSMYRKDAHTSVYKKQWSPLTPEQVADPRTYADCVHWCLPGLQDTWNELLYSKLFYP